The following proteins come from a genomic window of Daphnia carinata strain CSIRO-1 chromosome 6, CSIRO_AGI_Dcar_HiC_V3, whole genome shotgun sequence:
- the LOC130689933 gene encoding neurogenic locus notch homolog protein 1-like yields the protein MIIRRSPSLPSCAFGTLSGSILHNEFRHLENNECPTDKVCHNFRCINPCSTSCGVDAECTVRNHVTVCQCPRGFTGDPFVSCTPSSSSSQTSRQTGGDHCTPTPCGANSECRVENNRAVCSCLDGFMGDPIEGCYRECETDFQCDTNQACVGFRCTDPCGSCGTDAVCNVRNQRAICSCPANLLGDPYSGCYPECTQHEDCRSNQACFNLKCVDPCQAACGDRAECRVENHKAICSCPNGYTGHPFTACRPFD from the exons ATGATCATTCGTCGATCGCCATCGCTGCCTAGCTGTGCTTTCGGGACGCTCTCCGGATCCATCCTTCACAATGAGTTTCGCCATCTGG AAAACAACGAGTGCCCGACCGACAAGGTGTGCCACAACTTCCGTTGCATCAATCCTTGCTCCACGTCTTGCGGTGTTGACGCTGAATGTACCGTTCGCAATCACGTCACCGTCTGCCAATGCCCAAGGGGATTCACCGGCGATCCGTTCGTCTCCTGTACTCCGTCTTCCAGCTCCAGCCAGACCAGCCGTCAAa CTGGTGGAGATCACTGTACCCCTACTCCGTGCGGAGCCAACTCCGAGTGTCGGGTCGAGAACAATCGTGCTGTCTGCTCTTGCTTGGATGGATTTATGGGCGATCCCATTGAG GGCTGTTATCGTGAATGCGAAACTGATTTCCAATGCGATACCAACCAGGCTTGCGTAGGCTTCCGTTGCACAGATCCATGTGGAAGTTGCGGAACTGACGCCGTGTGCAACGTTCGG AACCAACGCGCAATCTGTAGTTGCCCGGCCAACCTCTTGGGTGATCCGTACAGCGGATGCTACCCCGAGTGCACGCAACACGAGGATTGCCGTAGCAACCAGGCTTGCTTCAATCTCAAGTGCGTCGACCCGTGCCAAGCAGCTTGCGGCGACCGAGCCGAATGCCGTGTCGAGAACCACAAGGCCATTTGCTCTTGCCCCAATGGCTACACTGGACATCCATTCACTGCTTGCCGACCATTCGACTAA
- the LOC130690285 gene encoding trypsin Blo t 3-like — protein MFIFFFHTASLDLNGNGCGGTLIGEKHVLTAAHCVHGLADATNFVVYLNTLSISGGGDGSVTRQVASFVMHEAYDDATQMNDVALLVLSEPVTDIQFVTLPTDDGEPVTDAPTDAPTEPPTEPPTEPPTEPPTEPPTEPPTEPTTTTKPTTTKKPTTTKKPTTTKKPTTTKKPTSTKKPTTTKKPATTKKPTTKKPVTTKKPTTKKPMAKPTTTKPKTTKKPTVKTTTKPKTTKKPAMRAFPDYANKPAVVAGWGTTSSGGSASDVLMKADVTIRENSVCSSQYGSDFNSNAMLCASADGKDACQGDSGGPIFVDGVQVGITSFGRGCADPDHAGVYTRISTYINWIKTTQANTSS, from the exons atgttcatattttttttccatacg GCCAGTTTGGATTTGAATGGAAATGGATGCGGTGGAACTTTGATTGGAGAAAAACACGTCTTGACAGCGGCTCATTGTGTTCATGG GTTAGCCGATGCTACCAACTTCGTTGTGTATCTTAACACGTTGTCAATTTCCGGTGGAGGAGACGGCTCCGTTACCAGACAAGTAGCGTCATTTGTGATGCACGAAGCTTACGACGATGCGACTCAG ATGAATGACGTCGCATTACTGGTGTTGAGTGAACCGGTGACAGACATCCAATTTGTCACTCTTCCGACGGACGACGGGGAGCCTGTTACTGATGCGCCTACGGATGCACCAACGGAACCGCCAACCGAACCGCCAACCGAACCGCCAACGGAACCGCCAACGGAACCGCCGACAGAACCACCAACGGAACCCACAACTACCACAAAACCTACTACCACCAAAAAACCCACTACTACCAAAAAACCGACGACCACCAAAAAACCGACGACCACCAAAAAACCAACATCGACTAAAAAACCAACAACTACCAAAAAACCGGCGACCACCAAAAAACCGACGACTAAGAAACCGGTCACTACCAAAAAACCGACAACCAAAAAGCCAATGGcgaaaccaacaacaacaaagccgAAAACCACCAAGAAACCGACGGTGAAGACTACAACAAAACCGAAAACCACCAAGAAACCAGCCATGAGAGCTTTCCCTGACTACGCCAACAAACCGGCCGTCGTGGCTGGATGGGGAACGACCTCTTCGG GTGGAAGCGCGTCAGACGTATTGATGAAGGCTGACGTCACGATTCGAGAGAATTCAGTTTGTAGCAGTCAATACGGATCGGATTTCAACAGCAATGCTATGTTGTGTGCCTCCGCAGATGGGAAAGACGCTTGCCAG GGTGACAGTGGCGGTCCGATTTTTGTTGACGGAGTTCAAGTGGGTATCACTTCCTTTGGCAGAGGTTGTGCTGATCCTGACCATGCCGGTGTTTATACACGAATCAGCACGTACATCAACTGGATTAAAACCACCCAGGCGAATACTAGTAGCTAA
- the LOC130689531 gene encoding spore germination protein 270-11-like, whose translation MSGLIALMHMCNANCLSRDPGVQYSHVDLPSISIIGGTPASAGEFPFMALLDLDGALCGGTLIAESVVVTAAHCIGRSNESSLPYFFVFLNTLSVDGDGEGAIARGVTSFLKHEEGRDIALLFLNETVTTLAFAPLPEDDGILTEPPTKPPTEPPTQPPTEPTTTKKPTTTKKPTTTKKPTTTKKPTTTKKPTTKKPTTKKPMAKPTTTKPKTTKKPTLKTTTKPKTTKKTAMRAFPDYANEAAVIVGWGITVPG comes from the exons ATGTCTGGACTGATTGCACTCATGCACATGTGCAATGCCAACTGCCTATCTCGTGACCCAGGAGTCCAGTATTCAC ATGTTGACCTTCCGTCTATATCCATCATTGGTGGAACGCCCGCCAGCGCCGGTGAATTTCCATTCATG gCTCTTCTCGATTTGGATGGAGCTTTGTGTGGTGGGACTTTGATTGCAGAATCTGTTGTCGTGACGGCGGCTCATTGTATTGGCAG GTCCAATGAATCCAGTCTTCcctatttctttgtttttctaaacacGTTGTCAGTGGACGGAGATGGGGAAGGCGCGATCGCTCGAGGAGTCACGTCCTTTTTAAAGCATGAGGAG GGCAGGGACATTGCGttgctgtttttgaatgaaacagTTACCACCCTCGCGTTCGCCCCCCTTCCGGAGGACGACGGAATCCTGACGGAACCCCCGACGAAACCACCGACGGAACCGCCAACACAACCACCAACGGAACCCACAACTACCAAAAAACCCACAACGACCAAAAAACCGACGACCACCAAAAAACCGACAACGACCAAAAAACCGACAACGACCAAAAAGCCGACAACTAAGAAACCGACAACCAAAAAGCCAATGGcgaaaccaacaacaacaaagccgAAAACTACCAAGAAACCAACGttgaagacaacaacaaaacctAAAACCACCAAAAAAACAGCCATGAGAGCTTTCCCTGACTACGCCAACGAGGCTGCCGTCATCGTTGGATGGGGAATAACCGTTCCAGGTTAA
- the LOC130689529 gene encoding LOW QUALITY PROTEIN: cell division control protein 45 homolog (The sequence of the model RefSeq protein was modified relative to this genomic sequence to represent the inferred CDS: deleted 1 base in 1 codon), producing the protein PSWKEQQILFGHSFNSISYSIIPVENQSDLISAYKESCEQSNHIILINCGGTLDIVEHLEPSEEKVFFIADFHRPYDVCNIYNGGQVCLKACQKEILFNYVQFSFYSSSTGLMFELAWKLSRDSNDLLWWAIIGVGEQQLLGKVDSKTSVLDNGKLQSHMIRLAHLSQHGGDSTGTKDALQITHEKDLSLSMYRHWSLLESLKYTPQTASHFHLWTLKGEKKLNEFLADLGLLLSQCRQKYNSMDIELRNELRSIFQKKVEKYDLEDVIKYSFNSQYGFRPKNPASDLVFALLALLDSAERDKDPADAFHDALECLSNSKMDAVYRRIELAKLQQIAIGKEVHACLDMGHVINAGPCLYAVIQDVTRILRSRRCFQFSNNIDLSASRLERFWITSQQPVVLVIVTTIDLRSTSEK; encoded by the exons CCATCGTGgaaagaacaacaaattctttttggaCACAGTTTCAATTCAATAAGCTACTCAATAATTCCTGTGGAGAACCAAAGTGATCTCATTTCAGCCTACAAAGAAAGCTGTGAACAG TCGAACCACATTATTCTGATAAACTGTGGAGGAACTTTGGACATTGTTGAACACTTAGAACCTTCGgaagaaaaagttttcttCATTGCTGATTTTCATCGCCCGTATGATGTTTGCAACATCTATAATGGTGGTCAG GTTTGTTTAAAAGCTTGTCAAAAAGAGATTTTGTTCAACTAtgtgcaattttctttttattcttcatcg ACTGGCCTTATGTTTGAACTTGCCTGGAAATTGTCTCGAGACAGCAATGACTTGTTATG GTGGGCTATAATCGGGGTTGGCGAGCAGCAGCTTCTAGGTAAAGTCGATTCCAAAACTTCGGTGCTTGACAATGGCAAATTACAAAGCCATATGATTCGACTGGCTCATTTATCGCAACATGGAGGAGATTCGACAGGAACCAAGGACGCACTTCAAATTACCCACGAAAAAGA TTTAAGTTTGTCAATGTATCGGCACTGGAGTTTATTGGAAAGCTTAAAGTACACTCCTCAAACAGCCAGTCATTTTCATCTTTGGACattgaaaggagaa aaaaaactcaatgAGTTTCTAGCGGACTTAGG GCTTCTGCTGTCCCAGTGTCGTCAAAAATATAACTCGATGGATATCGAGTTGCGCAATGAGCTCCGTTCTATTTTCCAGAAAAAAGTAGAGAAATATGACTTAGAGGACGTCATTAAATACAGCTTCAATTCCCAATATGGGTTCCGCCCAAAAAATCCAGCTAGTGACTTAGTGTTCGCCCTTTTAGCTCTGCTAGATTCAGCCGAAAGGGATAAGGATCCAGCCGATGCATTTCATGATGCACTGGAATGTCTCTCAAA CTCGAAAATGGACGCCGTTTATAGAAGAATAGAATTGGCCAAGCTGCAGCAAATAGCAATTGGAAAAGAAGTTCACGCTTGTCTAGATATGGGCCATGTGATTAACGCAGGACCTTGTTTATACGCAGTTATACAAGACGTAACCAGAATACTTCGCAGCCGTCGTTGTTTTCAGTTCTCGAATAATATAGATTTATCAGCAAGTCGACTGGAAAGATTTTG GATCACATCGCAGCAACCAGTTGTGCTAGTTATCGTTACAACAATTGATTTACGCTCGACTTCCGAAAAATAA